CAAAATCGAAGAACAGATAGATTCCTTTCGGGTCGGAAACGGAGAAATTTTAGCATGCGGAACCTGTTTAGATCTCAGAGAAACAAATGGCGGAGATTCTTGTCGTTATTCCAACTTAGCAGATCTATACGAAATCATCGAATCCAGCGATAAGATACTTAGCTTTTAATTCGAACCGCTTAGTCAAAGCCGCTTTCTCTGCTTACGGGTATATTCGTCCTGAATATCCTCTCGCTCCATTCCTCACCAAGCTCCCTTTCTTCCAGCATCTTCAGTCCTGCAATCTTTCAAGTCAGGGAGTAGACGAACTCTAAAATCTCTTAAGAATTCCCCTTCCCACTACTCCATCGAACCCGATTCAAGTCCATTCAACATCCCTTTCTATACCAACATCACCAAAAAAGTCCTTAACGAATTCTATCCAAAGCACTGCCCTAACTGCAATGACCAATTCTTAACGAAAGAAATCTCTACAAGACCAGATGTGATTCGATGCGAAGTCTGTAGATATCAATGTTCAAGACTCAGCTATACTCCTTTAAATCACTTTAAGTTACCGCTGTGGATGTTTGGATTCGTATTCTATGAATCATTGATACAGTATCCTAAAGTCCTGACATCAACTGAAATCGCGCGAAAACTCAAAATCAGTTACAAAGCAGCATCATTGTTAAAGAGAAGATTCCAATTACTCTGTTCTGATCTATTACCAATCTACAAAGAACTTACCTTCAAGGCTTTAGAAGAACGGTTCAGAGACTTTAGATTAGATCCGAACTCAGATGCTTCTCTTACTCGTAAAATGGCTCAGAAACCCTATGTATGCGCTGATTCAGCGGTTTTGTACAGTGCGAGTCAAAGAGCGAATAAAGGAAGAGCAAGATACAAGAAGACGGGTTTAACTGCCTCGATTTACCTTTCAGAGAAGTTAGGAGGGAAACAAGTTGGAACGCTATTTCATTCCATTGCGATCAAGAGCGGACCTGCATTCTTCACTTCTATCTCAAATACGAAAGCCGATACCATCGGACCTCTACTTGTAGAACAGCTTCCATACTCTACTCCGCTCTTTACCGATGAAGGTTATCCTTGGCTCTTCGGAGTCTTCAAAAATCACAGGTCAGTGAATCACAACGCTAAGTCGAAAGATGCTCGATACAAGTTAGCGAAGAATCGTTGGTGCAGGGATGGAGTTCACAATCAAGTCGCTGAAGGAAATCATCGATTGGTTAAAGCCGCTTTCTCCGCTTACGGATACATTCGACCTGAATTCAGTCAGTTGTATTTTGATGAGTTCAGTTTCTTGAAGAATGCGAACATTCTTGGCCTGGATTCTCTCGGGAGTAGACGATCGGAAGAAATTCTTAAGAATTCCAATTCCTCTACTCCTGTGAGGAATGGTTCGAAGGGATTCCTGAATTCACTCATCCTTAAACAATTCATCCGTAAATCTTGAATCGCTTACCAATCTGCTTTCCAAAAGATTAAAGCTCACTCTTCGAAAATAGGGATCGATCATTTTCAGATATTGTTTTTTCGTTCTCACGTAGGCGTAAGGATCCTCAAAGTAGATATCCTTCTTCATGCGGATATAATCGTCTTTCGTTGGAACGGAAAAATATAAGTATTTTACGATTTTATGAAGTTTTTCGAAAACGGGTCGCAGATCCCCTTGAATGTATTGAACGACCGAATTACAAATTCCTAAATCAAAAGGAAGATGTACGAAGTATGAAAGATCCAATTCCTGAACGGTCGTGTTCAGTACGGACATATTCCAAGCGCGAATCCATTTTTGAGCGAGCAGTTCGTCGAGCATTTGTTCGGAAGGATCGATGGCTAAGACGCGTCCTGGTTTGAAAATCCTGACCATCTCCTTTAAAAGGATTCCCTTGCCGAAACCGAAATCGGCGATCGAATTCACGTTGATTTCCATCAGATTCAAAATCGATTTCGCATAACGTGCGTGCTCTTTCGCGTTAAAGGTTGCGTCCACGTCCGTTCCGGAACCGTAGATATCCCTCCAATACGCTTTTTCAAAAGGAAGACCGTTTGCGCCTAACGTCAATTCCTCGTCCTCGGAAGAAGTTTCGTTCTTACTCGAACGGGATAAATTCAACTTATCCTTGTAAAAAGCGAAGGAAGAAACGCCCCCCTTCGTTTTGGAATCGGCGTTTTTGTTTTTCAGGTTCGATTTTTTTTTCCAGATCGGTTTCAAAGGTTTCGACTCGCAGAGTTCAAGGAATCAATTCCGGACTCAATGCGGAAGAAGAAAAAATCCCCGTAAGAAAACGATTCATCCCCTTCTCTCCCGTTTTGGAAGGAAGCTGCGCTTTGGCTTTCTCGACCTGAACCTTAATCTGAGTGTTCTCTTTTTCGGCCAAAATTACCTTCGTTAAAAATCCGGTGATGAGAATCTGTTCTCCCGATAAAAATACGAACTGAGGATTTTTGAACTTATACCGTTTGAGCATTTCCCGTTTGTCCGCAAGCCAGACTTCTTCCAAAAAAAGATAATCGCGATTCTTCCATTCTTTCGGTTTGATCGGCTGTAGTCTTTGTTTGGAATGAAAATACACGTAAGACGAAACCGCCGGGCTCGCGTAAATCTTCTCGTCCGTTTGGATGACTTCCCTGTTCTTTAAGTTTACGAGATCTTTGGTAAACGCTCCGAGTTTGGCCGCGTTGATTCCCGATGTCGGTTTAACGGAAAAATAAGCGGACACAAGAAGAATCACGAACAAGACCGCGCTCGCCGCAACGGTGCCAAGTTCCTTTTCCGATCGCAGTAAAAAACTTCCGATATACAAAATCACGAACAACGGTCCGAAGTTCGCCAAGTAGTTCCAGAGAAGTTTGTAAAACGTTTCGAAAGAATTCTCCCCGTAAAAATTCGTCGTGATCAATACGACGAGAAGAGTGATAAAGACGGCCATATAAACGAGAAGCACGAGCTGAGGAATGTTTCTTCGTTTGAAAAACACGGATTGATTTTTCTTTCTTTCGCGAATTCCCACCGTTCCCGCCTTGATCACGAAAATCGTAAGCCCGACAAGAAACACGGTAAAATGAGAAAAGAAACTTCCGAGAATACAAATCACGAGCAGGAATATGTCGCCCAGGGTTTCCATGCGGAACGCGAGAAACAAAATCAAAAGAAAAAACAAGCTGAACAATTCGGGATAAAAAAACAAAGGCATCGAATACGTCAGCGGCGTAATCGCGGAAAGATAACAGAGAAGATAGTGATTCGGTTTCCACTTCTCCCTTTGCAGAGTATATCCGATCAGATGAATTCCGAGCGAAAATATAAAAGCGGAAAGAGAAAACAAAGCCGTGGTATAATTGAGTCCGGTAAGAGATTTCCAAAGATTCAGGATCAAAAAAGGAAGCGGGGGTTGATCGGAGAAGAATTTTCCTTCTTCCGTTAAGGAACGGAGATTGGCGAGCATTTCGATCGCTTCGGGATTCAAAGGTTCTCCGAACCAGTTGTACAATACCGAAAGGACGACCGCGAGACCGATCGCGGATAGGAAAAGGAAGATTGGGTTGGCTTTATTGCTTCTTTCTAAGTCCATGGGAGCCCGTAGGGTTTTTGCGGAAATCAGAGCAAGGATAAAAATTTGGGTGAAATTCTACCAACACATTTTGAAGTAACAATGAGAACCTCGAATCGGGATAGAATTCATGGAAAACAAAGATCACATCCTTTACGACAAAGCGGGAAAACCGTCCAAAGAACCGGCCTGGATCTTCAGAACCTACGCGGGACACACAAACGCGAGAGAATCCAACGAACTTTTTAGAAAAAACCTCTCCAAAGGCCAAACCGGTCTTTCCATCGCCTTCGACCTCGCGACCCAGTGCGGTTACAGCTCCGATCACGCGATCGCAAGACCCGAAATCGGGAAAGTGGGAGTTCCGATCAACACCTTGGAGGATTTTAGAATTCTCTTTAACCAGATTCCCATCGAGGAAATGAACACTTCGATGACGATCAACGGGACTTCGATGTATCTTTTGTCCCTTTACGTCGCCCTCGCCCAGGAACGAGGCGTGGACATCGGACTTCTCCAGGGAACCACACAAAACGACATCATCAAAGAATATCTCGCCCGAGGAACGTACATCTTTCCTCCGGCTCAGTCAATCCGAGTCATCGTGGACATGTACGAATACTGTCTGAAGAATATTCCGAAATGGAACCCGTCTAACATCTGTTCGTATCACTTGCAGGAAGCGGGAGCGACCCCGGTTCAGGAACTCGCGTTCGCGCTCGCAACTGCAATGGCGATCCTCGACGCGATCAAGGAAAGAAACTGTTTTACGCCGGACGAGTTCGAGCAGTGTGTGGGGAGAATTTCGTTCTTCGTAAACGCGGGAATCCGTTTTGTGGAAGAGATGTGCAAGATGCGCGCCTTCACCGATATGTGGGACGAGATCACGAGAGATCGTTACGGAGTGAAACAGGAAAAATACCGCCGTTTCCGTTACGGGGTTCAGGTGAACTCGCTCGGTCTTACCGAAGAACAGCCCGAAAACAACGCGTGGAGAATTCTCATCGAAGCGTTAGGCGTCACCATGAGCCGCGACGCTCGTTGCAGAGCGCTTCAGCTTCCCGCTTGGAACGAAGCCCTTTCCCTTCCAAGACCTTGGGATCAACAGTGGTCTTTGCGATTGCAGCAGGTTCTTGCGTATGAAACGGATCTTCTCGAGTATCCGGATCTATTCGAAGGTTCTAAAGTAGTCGAAAGCAAAGTAAAAGAACTCAAGGAAGAAGCTTACAAAGAGATTCAGAAGATTCTCGATATGGGCGGAGCGATCAAAGCGATCGAGAACGGTTATATGAAATCCCAGCTTGTCAAGTCGCAAGCGGAACGTCTCGCAAAGATCAACAATAACGAACTCATCATCGTCGGTAAGAACAAATGGACCGAGGGAACCCCTTCTCCATTGATGACCGATCAGGACGGAGGCGTTTTCAAAGTGGATCCTAAGTCCGCGGAAGAAACTCTCGAAGTTCTCGCAAAAGTAAAAGGCGCAAGAGACGCGAATAAGGTTAAGGCCGCGCTGGAAACTCTCGAAGCCGACGCAAAAGCGGGTAAGAATCTGATGTACGCATCCATCGAGTGTGCGAAAGCCGGAATCTCCACGGGAGAATGGGCGGACGTTCTTCGATCCGTCTTCGGAGAATACAGACCTGCGACCGGAGTCGAAGGACAAAAACTCAATCTGGAAACCGAAAAAGTCGTTCGCGTTCGCGGGAAGGTAGAAGCCTTCCTAAAAGCGAGCGGCTCCAGACCGAAGATCGTGGTCGGCAAACCCGGGTTAGACGGACATTCCAACGGAGCGGAGATGATCGCCGTGTCCGCGAAACACGCGGGATTCGACGTGATCTATTCGGGAATTCGCTTAACACCGGAAGAAATCGTTCAAACCGCGGTGGAAGAAAACGCGGACGTGATCGGAGTTTCCATTCTTTCCGGTTCGCATTTGGAACTCGCGGAACAGATCTTCTCGGAATTGAAACACTACAAAGCCGATATCCCTGTCGTATTCGGTGGAATCATTCCTCCTTCGGACTTTGACGCTTTGACGAAACTCGGAGTGAAGGCGATCTTCACGCCGAAGGATTACGATCTGATGGACGTGATTGAAAGAATCATCGACATCATTTCCAAAATCGTAAAAGCCGCCTAACGCGGATTAGTTTTCGTTTCGGACAAGGTTGTGAAACATCACAAAGAAGATCTCGCCGAACTCATCGAAGGTGCGCGGGAGGGGGAAAAATTTCCTCTTGCGAAACTGATCTCCGGTGTGGAAAGACCGGATTCGTTCGAGTTTCGGAAAGGGTTGTTTGCAGCCCTCGCGCAGCGAGGGCTGAACGGACAGAATTCGTTGACGGTGGGATTTACCGGTACTCCGGGCGCGGGAAAATCCTCGTTACTCGGAGAACTCGCGACTCAATTTCTCAAAGCCGACGACGGTGAAACGATGGCCATCGTAGCGATCGATCCTTCCAGTCATATTTCCGGCGGTTCGCTGCTCGGCGATCGAACCCGTCTTTCCCTTCCCGCACGG
The window above is part of the Leptospira sanjuanensis genome. Proteins encoded here:
- a CDS encoding transposase — encoded protein: MPHQAPFLPASSVLQSFKSGSRRTLKSLKNSPSHYSIEPDSSPFNIPFYTNITKKVLNEFYPKHCPNCNDQFLTKEISTRPDVIRCEVCRYQCSRLSYTPLNHFKLPLWMFGFVFYESLIQYPKVLTSTEIARKLKISYKAASLLKRRFQLLCSDLLPIYKELTFKALEERFRDFRLDPNSDASLTRKMAQKPYVCADSAVLYSASQRANKGRARYKKTGLTASIYLSEKLGGKQVGTLFHSIAIKSGPAFFTSISNTKADTIGPLLVEQLPYSTPLFTDEGYPWLFGVFKNHRSVNHNAKSKDARYKLAKNRWCRDGVHNQVAEGNHRLVKAAFSAYGYIRPEFSQLYFDEFSFLKNANILGLDSLGSRRSEEILKNSNSSTPVRNGSKGFLNSLILKQFIRKS
- a CDS encoding class I SAM-dependent methyltransferase; this translates as MNLSRSSKNETSSEDEELTLGANGLPFEKAYWRDIYGSGTDVDATFNAKEHARYAKSILNLMEINVNSIADFGFGKGILLKEMVRIFKPGRVLAIDPSEQMLDELLAQKWIRAWNMSVLNTTVQELDLSYFVHLPFDLGICNSVVQYIQGDLRPVFEKLHKIVKYLYFSVPTKDDYIRMKKDIYFEDPYAYVRTKKQYLKMIDPYFRRVSFNLLESRLVSDSRFTDELFKDE
- a CDS encoding protein meaA, with the protein product MENKDHILYDKAGKPSKEPAWIFRTYAGHTNARESNELFRKNLSKGQTGLSIAFDLATQCGYSSDHAIARPEIGKVGVPINTLEDFRILFNQIPIEEMNTSMTINGTSMYLLSLYVALAQERGVDIGLLQGTTQNDIIKEYLARGTYIFPPAQSIRVIVDMYEYCLKNIPKWNPSNICSYHLQEAGATPVQELAFALATAMAILDAIKERNCFTPDEFEQCVGRISFFVNAGIRFVEEMCKMRAFTDMWDEITRDRYGVKQEKYRRFRYGVQVNSLGLTEEQPENNAWRILIEALGVTMSRDARCRALQLPAWNEALSLPRPWDQQWSLRLQQVLAYETDLLEYPDLFEGSKVVESKVKELKEEAYKEIQKILDMGGAIKAIENGYMKSQLVKSQAERLAKINNNELIIVGKNKWTEGTPSPLMTDQDGGVFKVDPKSAEETLEVLAKVKGARDANKVKAALETLEADAKAGKNLMYASIECAKAGISTGEWADVLRSVFGEYRPATGVEGQKLNLETEKVVRVRGKVEAFLKASGSRPKIVVGKPGLDGHSNGAEMIAVSAKHAGFDVIYSGIRLTPEEIVQTAVEENADVIGVSILSGSHLELAEQIFSELKHYKADIPVVFGGIIPPSDFDALTKLGVKAIFTPKDYDLMDVIERIIDIISKIVKAA